One genomic region from Stackebrandtia nassauensis DSM 44728 encodes:
- a CDS encoding ABC transporter permease produces MAEHKLLRPYAKMLTAQVRSQAQYRSSFFIDMAVQTGFSAADFVTVMVMFGVTTALGGFGLVDVLVISGVSATGFALADLTVGNVERLKTYVRTGLLDAMLIRPRRVLPQLLVVDFQLRRVGRVAVGVTVLVVALTASDIDWTWWRIALIATVPLAGALYFSAMFVMTASVAFWWIESGEFANAFTYGGRELTTYPINIYANFFRNLFAFGLGFGFVAYYPTLLILGRPDPLGLPGWLGLAVFPVALIAAGLAALVWHNGIRHYKGTGS; encoded by the coding sequence GTGGCTGAGCACAAACTGTTGCGGCCCTACGCGAAGATGTTGACCGCCCAGGTGCGCTCGCAGGCGCAGTACCGGTCGTCCTTCTTCATCGACATGGCCGTCCAGACCGGATTCTCGGCGGCCGACTTCGTGACGGTCATGGTCATGTTCGGCGTGACGACGGCGCTGGGCGGCTTCGGCCTCGTCGACGTGCTCGTCATCAGCGGCGTGTCCGCCACCGGTTTCGCGCTCGCCGACCTCACGGTGGGCAATGTGGAGCGACTGAAGACCTATGTGCGCACCGGCCTGTTGGACGCGATGCTGATCCGGCCGCGCCGCGTCCTGCCGCAGCTGCTGGTCGTCGACTTCCAGCTGCGCCGCGTCGGACGGGTCGCGGTGGGCGTCACCGTGCTGGTCGTCGCGCTGACGGCCTCCGACATCGACTGGACCTGGTGGCGGATCGCGCTGATCGCGACCGTCCCGCTGGCCGGGGCACTGTACTTCAGCGCCATGTTCGTCATGACCGCCTCGGTGGCGTTCTGGTGGATCGAATCGGGCGAGTTCGCCAACGCCTTCACCTACGGCGGCCGCGAACTGACGACCTACCCGATCAACATCTACGCGAACTTCTTCCGCAACCTCTTCGCCTTCGGGCTCGGCTTCGGATTCGTGGCGTACTACCCGACGCTGCTGATCCTGGGCCGACCCGACCCGCTGGGCCTGCCCGGCTGGCTCGGGCTGGCGGTCTTCCCGGTGGCGCTGATCGCCGCGGGGCTCGCCGCACTGGTGTGGCACAACGGAATCCGACACTACAAGGGAACAGGATCATGA
- a CDS encoding ABC transporter ATP-binding protein, translated as MNTVIDVRDLRKEFTVRVKKGRLTREKKTVAAVDGVNLTVERGEMIGYIGPNGAGKSTTLKMLTGVLNPSAGHVRVCGLEPVPQRLKLTRRIGVVFGQRSALWWDLPLRESFDLLRHVFDIPAAEHAARLNRCRGLLELDEFLDTPVRQLSLGQRMRGELTAALLHGPEILFLDEPTIGLDVVSKQSVRSFLAELGAGGDVTLVLTTHDLADIEKLCKRLVVIDHGHVVHDGTLEELHDRYGSRRQVIADFEADWDEALTPPGSHAVIDAEDPRRVVFSLSNGDASAGELVARLATTAALRDVSIVEPDIEDVVAKLYTGK; from the coding sequence ATGAACACCGTCATCGACGTGCGCGACCTGCGCAAGGAGTTCACCGTCCGGGTCAAGAAGGGCCGTCTCACCCGCGAGAAGAAGACCGTCGCGGCCGTCGACGGCGTGAACCTCACCGTCGAACGCGGCGAGATGATCGGCTACATCGGACCCAACGGCGCCGGGAAGTCCACCACCCTGAAGATGCTGACCGGCGTGCTCAACCCCTCCGCCGGGCACGTGCGGGTGTGCGGACTGGAACCGGTACCGCAGCGCCTCAAACTCACCCGCCGCATCGGTGTCGTGTTCGGGCAGCGCTCGGCACTGTGGTGGGACCTGCCGCTGCGGGAGTCCTTCGACCTGCTGCGGCACGTCTTCGACATCCCGGCCGCCGAACACGCCGCCCGCCTGAACCGCTGCCGGGGCCTGCTGGAACTGGACGAGTTCCTCGACACCCCGGTGCGGCAGCTGTCGCTGGGGCAGCGGATGCGCGGCGAACTGACCGCCGCGCTGCTGCACGGCCCCGAGATCCTGTTCCTGGACGAACCCACCATCGGCCTGGACGTGGTGTCCAAGCAGTCGGTGCGGTCGTTCCTGGCCGAACTGGGTGCGGGCGGCGACGTGACGCTGGTGCTGACCACCCACGACCTCGCCGACATCGAGAAGCTGTGCAAACGGCTGGTGGTCATCGACCACGGTCACGTCGTCCACGACGGCACCCTGGAGGAACTGCACGACCGCTACGGGTCGCGGCGGCAGGTCATCGCCGACTTCGAGGCCGACTGGGACGAGGCGCTGACGCCGCCGGGCTCACACGCCGTCATCGACGCCGAGGACCCCCGGCGGGTCGTCTTCTCGCTGTCCAACGGCGATGCCAGCGCCGGGGAACTGGTGGCGCGGCTGGCGACCACCGCCGCGCTGCGGGACGTGTCGATCGTCGAACCCGACATCGAGGACGTGGTCGCCAAGCTCTACACCGGCAAATAG
- a CDS encoding WG repeat-containing protein has translation MLSAIGAETDNRLNTATDEADRSRLLGVRSVALRALGERDSAEADAKSSLKHAENVGTDLLLAPARARLAQTLRLRQDHTGADRLYALAEAGELPRRFLGRVRACAALSCIAQRRLTEALLHLERASEYTSDETTTASIAPALEHVYRLAMEGFGPPPRSWEERAQHPAPRRYQEPRSGKWGYLGSDRRPVISPTFAEAGEFRGGIAAVRERAWGAIDTSGNLLVPFLYDGVSTQVPDGRTVVGFVDGVAVIELRGGKGLVDRAGTLILPPHHRDIVVHPAGYATDTGAATWGARDRNGEEIIPQRFSRADVLRRLDTMVNIDEGPL, from the coding sequence ATGTTGTCGGCGATCGGCGCCGAGACCGACAACCGGCTCAACACCGCCACCGACGAGGCCGACCGGTCGAGGCTGCTGGGCGTGCGCTCGGTGGCGCTGCGGGCGCTGGGCGAGCGCGATTCGGCCGAGGCCGACGCCAAATCCTCGCTCAAGCACGCCGAGAACGTCGGTACCGACCTGTTGCTGGCCCCCGCCCGGGCCAGGCTGGCGCAGACGCTGCGGCTGCGTCAGGACCACACCGGCGCCGACCGCCTGTACGCGCTGGCCGAGGCCGGGGAGCTGCCGCGCCGGTTCCTGGGCCGGGTGCGGGCCTGTGCGGCGCTGTCGTGCATCGCGCAGCGGCGGCTCACCGAGGCGCTGCTGCACCTGGAGCGCGCCTCGGAGTACACCTCGGACGAGACCACGACCGCCTCGATCGCCCCGGCGCTGGAACACGTCTACCGGCTGGCCATGGAGGGCTTCGGCCCGCCGCCGCGCTCCTGGGAGGAGCGGGCCCAGCACCCGGCGCCGCGCCGCTACCAGGAACCGCGCTCGGGCAAGTGGGGTTACCTGGGTTCCGACCGGCGCCCGGTGATCTCGCCGACCTTCGCCGAGGCCGGGGAGTTCCGCGGCGGTATCGCCGCGGTGCGGGAACGCGCCTGGGGCGCCATCGACACCTCCGGGAACCTGCTGGTGCCGTTCCTGTACGACGGTGTGTCCACCCAGGTGCCCGACGGCCGCACCGTGGTGGGTTTCGTCGACGGGGTGGCCGTGATCGAGCTGCGCGGCGGCAAGGGCCTGGTGGACCGGGCCGGGACGCTGATCCTGCCGCCGCACCACCGCGACATCGTGGTGCACCCGGCCGGGTACGCCACCGACACCGGTGCCGCCACCTGGGGCGCGCGGGACCGCAACGGCGAG
- a CDS encoding DUF3043 domain-containing protein, whose translation MPALFKRKSRDESTEDVEQPESAVEDLRETKKVRDKSDPTPKRKQPSKKRPPKNPPKTYKEAREQAKAGKPTTKEAKRELAAERRAERLRVADGQDKGDPLFDQYHMPRDKGPERLLVRDVVDARFSIGQYFFIIAIVIMLFSNPAYGMIYDFVVFAWIAVLLLFVIDSVLLCRKVKRLVKKRFPKTTQRMGGLYWYAVSRSIMFKRMRMPKPRTRVNSKTPEEQLGKQFK comes from the coding sequence GTGCCAGCCTTGTTTAAACGCAAATCCCGGGACGAGTCGACCGAAGACGTCGAGCAGCCGGAGTCCGCCGTCGAGGACCTTAGGGAGACCAAGAAGGTCCGCGACAAGTCCGACCCGACCCCGAAGCGCAAGCAGCCGAGCAAGAAGCGGCCGCCCAAGAACCCTCCCAAGACCTACAAGGAGGCCCGGGAGCAGGCGAAGGCTGGCAAGCCGACGACCAAGGAGGCCAAGCGGGAGCTGGCCGCCGAGCGCCGGGCCGAGCGGCTGCGCGTCGCCGACGGTCAGGACAAGGGCGATCCGCTGTTCGACCAGTACCACATGCCGCGTGACAAGGGGCCCGAGCGGCTGCTGGTGCGCGACGTGGTGGACGCCCGGTTCAGCATCGGCCAGTACTTCTTCATCATCGCGATCGTGATCATGCTGTTCTCCAACCCGGCGTACGGCATGATCTACGACTTCGTCGTGTTCGCGTGGATCGCGGTGCTGCTGCTGTTCGTCATCGACAGCGTCCTGTTGTGCCGCAAGGTGAAGCGTCTGGTCAAGAAGCGGTTCCCGAAGACGACGCAGCGCATGGGCGGGCTGTACTGGTACGCGGTGTCGCGGTCGATCATGTTCAAGCGGATGCGGATGCCGAAACCGCGCACCCGGGTCAACTCCAAGACTCCGGAAGAGCAGCTGGGCAAGCAGTTCAAGTAG
- a CDS encoding ABC transporter permease — translation MRMTLALARAGFRRYSTYRQATAASILTNSMFGFLRVYVLFAAVAAAGGVAGGYTREQLSTYTWVTQGMIGVVALWGWNELADKVRTGEVVGDLLRPVNPIWTYFATDLGRAGFASCTRLLAPIVVGALVFPFYWPRHPASYPLFLVSVLLAVSVCFALRYLVNLSAFWLLDSRGITAVWTLVSGLGAGLYFPMSFLPGWLAFVMQYLTPFPSIMQFPADVLVERDGFGGQFTRLAVQALWALICLAIVFAVQRRAVRKLVVQGG, via the coding sequence ATGCGCATGACGCTCGCCTTGGCGCGAGCCGGTTTTCGCCGCTATTCGACCTACCGGCAGGCGACGGCCGCCAGCATCCTCACCAACTCGATGTTCGGTTTCCTCAGGGTTTACGTGCTGTTCGCCGCGGTGGCCGCCGCCGGGGGAGTGGCGGGCGGATACACGCGTGAACAACTGTCCACTTACACCTGGGTGACCCAGGGGATGATCGGGGTCGTCGCGCTGTGGGGCTGGAACGAGCTGGCCGACAAGGTCCGCACCGGCGAGGTGGTCGGCGACCTGCTGCGACCAGTGAATCCGATATGGACGTACTTCGCGACCGACCTCGGCCGCGCGGGCTTCGCCTCCTGCACCCGGCTGCTGGCCCCGATCGTCGTGGGCGCCCTGGTGTTCCCGTTCTACTGGCCGCGCCACCCCGCCAGCTACCCGCTGTTCCTGGTCAGCGTGCTGCTGGCCGTGAGCGTGTGTTTCGCGCTGCGCTACCTGGTCAACCTCAGCGCCTTCTGGCTGCTGGACAGCCGCGGCATCACGGCGGTGTGGACGCTGGTGTCGGGACTGGGCGCGGGACTGTACTTCCCGATGTCGTTCCTGCCCGGCTGGCTGGCCTTCGTCATGCAGTACCTGACACCGTTCCCGTCCATCATGCAGTTCCCCGCCGACGTGCTCGTCGAACGCGACGGCTTCGGCGGCCAGTTCACCCGGCTGGCCGTCCAGGCACTGTGGGCGCTGATCTGCCTGGCGATCGTCTTCGCGGTACAGCGCCGCGCGGTGCGGAAGCTGGTGGTGCAGGGTGGCTGA